The Lampris incognitus isolate fLamInc1 chromosome 7, fLamInc1.hap2, whole genome shotgun sequence genome window below encodes:
- the aasdhppt gene encoding L-aminoadipate-semialdehyde dehydrogenase-phosphopantetheinyl transferase has translation MGSGSVRWAFRCGSWAPTRPEWLHAARCIQREEKDRIGQFMFAKDAKSAMCGRLLLRRLVCERMEVPWSDIRLERSPRGKPYLAKTTPDSASAGSGEWAWNFNLSHQGDFTVLAAQEGRQVGVDVMKTTMPGSSSVPEFFRIMTRQFTEYEWSVIQSSGSEHQQLAAFYRHWALKESFIKAIGTGLGFNLQRVEFHLSSELLTEGRVLRHTKMYLDEEEEEDWIFEESLLDAEHHVAVALGPQDKGGAGALLSSLPPPSHFTFLSFSDLISLAMPLTEEDPAYWESFEKKAEAPERQREKCTHK, from the exons ATGGGATCAGGATCCGTTCGCTGGGCTTTTCGCTGCGGCTCGTGGGCACCTACACGGCCCGAGTGGCTGCACGCGGCGCGGTGTATTCAGCGCGAGGAGAAGGACAGAATTGGACAGTTCATGTTTGCCAAAGATGCCAAATCAGCGATG TGTGGCCGCTTGCTGCTGAGGAGGCTGGTGTGTGAGCGGATGGAGGTTCCTTGGTCAGACATCAGGCTGGAGCGTTCTCCCAGAGGAAAGCCATACCTGGCAAAG acaacaccagattcAGCTTCTGCAGGCTCTGGGGAGTGGGCATGGAATTTCAACCTCTCCCACCAGGGGGACTTTACTGTGCTAGCTGCACAGGAGGGACGGCAGGTCGGCGTGGATGTCATGAAGACCACCATGCCAG GTAGCAGCTCTGTGCCTGAGTTTTTCCGCATCATGACTCGTCAGTTCACAGAGTATGAGTGGAGCGTCATCCAATCATCTGGCTCGGAACACCAGCAGCTCGCTGCGTTCTACCGCCACTGG GCGTTAAAGGAGAGTTTCATCAAGGCCATTGGCACTGGGCTTGGATTCAACCTTCAGAGAGTGGAGTTTCACCTCTCCTCTGAACTACTCACCGAGGGACGAGTGCTGCGTCATACCAAGATGTATCTGgacgaggaagaggaagaggactgGATATTCGAG GAGAGCTTGTTGGATGCAGAGCACCATGTTGCTGTGGCACTAGGACCCCAAGacaaaggtggagctggg GCTcttctctcgtctctccctcccccctctcactTTACCTTCCTGTCATTCAGTGACCTCATCAGCTTGGCGATGCCCCTGACAGAAGAAGACCCTGCCTACTGGGAGAGCTTTGAGAAGAAAGCAGAGgccccagagagacagagagaaaaatgcACCCACAAATAA